Proteins encoded by one window of Misgurnus anguillicaudatus chromosome 4, ASM2758022v2, whole genome shotgun sequence:
- the minpp1b gene encoding multiple inositol polyphosphate phosphatase 1b isoform X3, with protein MSRPHSLLTWHTDKTLIGISDMDYKHYVDDSLMRFFDHCERFVNSVENNKTALNEVHRFKSSGEMDTVRRKIANRLQIPYDKFTPEMAEASYFLCAYEFAIKSEISPWCNLLDKSDAQVLEYKSDLKQYWKRGYGHDINRKSSCPLFHDIFKRLNKAAYDYRYGEVVKTATIQVGHGETLLPLLSLMGFFKDEKSLTADNYSQQHNRKFRTSQIVPYAANLIFVLYECSDGLRVQLFLNEKPIPFPNLNHSAPLYETVKKHYSKLLHGCDFKKECDLPQSKLRNTEL; from the exons ATGAGTCGACCGCACTCACTGTTGACATGGCACACAGATAAGACATTGATTGGAATTTCAG ATATGGATTACAAACATTATGTGGATGACTCCCTTATGAGATTCTTTGATCATTGTGAGAGATTTGTTAATAGTGTTGAGAATAACAAAACAGCTTTGAACGAGGTTCATCGTTTTAAGTCTTCAGGAGAGATGGATACAGTACGGAGGAAAATCGCCAATCGGCTTCAAATTCCATATGACAAATTTACCCCCg AAATGGCAGAGGCATCTTACTTTTTGTGTGCCTATGAGTTTGCCATCAAGTCTGAGATCTCTCCCTGGTGTAATCTACTAGACAAGTCAGATGCTCAA GTTCTGGAGTACAAAAGTGACTTGAAGCAGTACTGGAAGAGGGGATATGGACATGACATCAACCGTAAATCCAGCTGCCCCTTATTTCATGATATTTTCAAGCGTCTAAATAAGGCTGCTTATGACTACAG ATATGGGGAGGTTGTAAAAACTGCCACGATTCAGGTTGGCCATGGCGAGACCCTTCTTCCTCTTCTCTCTCTGATGGGCTTCTTCAAGGATGAAAAGTCTCTGACTGCAGATAACTACTCCCAGCAGCACAACCGCAAGTTTCGCACCAGTCAGATTGTGCCTTATGCTGCAAACCTAATCTTTGTTCTGTATGAATGCAGTGATGGACTCAGAGTACAGTTGTTTCTTAATGAGAAGCCCATACCATTTCCCAATCTTAACCACTCGGCTCCATTGTATGAAACCGTCAAAAAACATTACTCAAAGCTCCTTCATGGTTGTGATTTTAAAAAGGAATGTGACTTGCCTCAGTCCAAACTCAGGAACACTGAATTATAA
- the minpp1b gene encoding multiple inositol polyphosphate phosphatase 1b isoform X2, whose product MSRPHSLLTWHTDKTLIGISGEPVTDMDYKHYVDDSLMRFFDHCERFVNSVENNKTALNEVHRFKSSGEMDTVRRKIANRLQIPYDKFTPEMAEASYFLCAYEFAIKSEISPWCNLLDKSDAQVLEYKSDLKQYWKRGYGHDINRKSSCPLFHDIFKRLNKAAYDYRYGEVVKTATIQVGHGETLLPLLSLMGFFKDEKSLTADNYSQQHNRKFRTSQIVPYAANLIFVLYECSDGLRVQLFLNEKPIPFPNLNHSAPLYETVKKHYSKLLHGCDFKKECDLPQSKLRNTEL is encoded by the exons ATGAGTCGACCGCACTCACTGTTGACATGGCACACAGATAAGACATTGATTGGAATTTCAGGTGAACCAGTTACAG ATATGGATTACAAACATTATGTGGATGACTCCCTTATGAGATTCTTTGATCATTGTGAGAGATTTGTTAATAGTGTTGAGAATAACAAAACAGCTTTGAACGAGGTTCATCGTTTTAAGTCTTCAGGAGAGATGGATACAGTACGGAGGAAAATCGCCAATCGGCTTCAAATTCCATATGACAAATTTACCCCCg AAATGGCAGAGGCATCTTACTTTTTGTGTGCCTATGAGTTTGCCATCAAGTCTGAGATCTCTCCCTGGTGTAATCTACTAGACAAGTCAGATGCTCAA GTTCTGGAGTACAAAAGTGACTTGAAGCAGTACTGGAAGAGGGGATATGGACATGACATCAACCGTAAATCCAGCTGCCCCTTATTTCATGATATTTTCAAGCGTCTAAATAAGGCTGCTTATGACTACAG ATATGGGGAGGTTGTAAAAACTGCCACGATTCAGGTTGGCCATGGCGAGACCCTTCTTCCTCTTCTCTCTCTGATGGGCTTCTTCAAGGATGAAAAGTCTCTGACTGCAGATAACTACTCCCAGCAGCACAACCGCAAGTTTCGCACCAGTCAGATTGTGCCTTATGCTGCAAACCTAATCTTTGTTCTGTATGAATGCAGTGATGGACTCAGAGTACAGTTGTTTCTTAATGAGAAGCCCATACCATTTCCCAATCTTAACCACTCGGCTCCATTGTATGAAACCGTCAAAAAACATTACTCAAAGCTCCTTCATGGTTGTGATTTTAAAAAGGAATGTGACTTGCCTCAGTCCAAACTCAGGAACACTGAATTATAA
- the minpp1b gene encoding multiple inositol polyphosphate phosphatase 1b isoform X1 — protein sequence MKTHYFLINFIVVFLSITMVRLSFSKLTRPAIAHYFGTKGRYEEVNPHLLNDILIVNTSLVAPPSPNCNAVHMVSVIRHGTRYPTTKNVKKLASLFDLVLSDASGDAPWLNDIKNKWKMWYTEDMDGRLVEKGRDDHRHLAMRLAQSFPTLISEDKLSANRIDFITSSKHRCIDSIKAFQEGLHKLWGLQDMDYKHYVDDSLMRFFDHCERFVNSVENNKTALNEVHRFKSSGEMDTVRRKIANRLQIPYDKFTPEMAEASYFLCAYEFAIKSEISPWCNLLDKSDAQVLEYKSDLKQYWKRGYGHDINRKSSCPLFHDIFKRLNKAAYDYRYGEVVKTATIQVGHGETLLPLLSLMGFFKDEKSLTADNYSQQHNRKFRTSQIVPYAANLIFVLYECSDGLRVQLFLNEKPIPFPNLNHSAPLYETVKKHYSKLLHGCDFKKECDLPQSKLRNTEL from the exons ATGAAAACACACTACTTCCTCATAAACTTTATAGTTGTTTTTCTAAGCATTACGATGGTTCGTTTGTCTTTCTCTAAACTCACGAGACCAGCCATTGCACATTACTTTGGGACTAAAGGCAGATACGAGGAAGTAAACCCACATCTCttaaatgacattttgattGTAAACACCTCGCTGGTTGCTCCGCCGTCTCCAAACTGCAATGCTGTTCATATGGTGTCTGTGATAAGGCACGGGACGCGTTATCCGACGaccaaaaatgtgaaaaagctcGCGAGTCTCTTTGATCTGGTCTTATCTGATGCGTCTGGCGACGCGCCGTGGCTCAATGACATCAAAAACAAATGGAAGATGTGGTACACTGAAGACATGGACGGCAGACTGGTCGAGAAGGGTCGGGATGACCATAGGCATTTGGCAATGCGATTGGCGCAGTCATTCCCAACTTTGATTTCTGAGGATAAACTCAGTGCCAACCGCATTGATTTTATCACCAGCTCAAAGCACAGGTGTATTGACAGCATCAAAGCTTTCCAAGAGGGTCTGCACAAACTATGGGGTTTACAGG ATATGGATTACAAACATTATGTGGATGACTCCCTTATGAGATTCTTTGATCATTGTGAGAGATTTGTTAATAGTGTTGAGAATAACAAAACAGCTTTGAACGAGGTTCATCGTTTTAAGTCTTCAGGAGAGATGGATACAGTACGGAGGAAAATCGCCAATCGGCTTCAAATTCCATATGACAAATTTACCCCCg AAATGGCAGAGGCATCTTACTTTTTGTGTGCCTATGAGTTTGCCATCAAGTCTGAGATCTCTCCCTGGTGTAATCTACTAGACAAGTCAGATGCTCAA GTTCTGGAGTACAAAAGTGACTTGAAGCAGTACTGGAAGAGGGGATATGGACATGACATCAACCGTAAATCCAGCTGCCCCTTATTTCATGATATTTTCAAGCGTCTAAATAAGGCTGCTTATGACTACAG ATATGGGGAGGTTGTAAAAACTGCCACGATTCAGGTTGGCCATGGCGAGACCCTTCTTCCTCTTCTCTCTCTGATGGGCTTCTTCAAGGATGAAAAGTCTCTGACTGCAGATAACTACTCCCAGCAGCACAACCGCAAGTTTCGCACCAGTCAGATTGTGCCTTATGCTGCAAACCTAATCTTTGTTCTGTATGAATGCAGTGATGGACTCAGAGTACAGTTGTTTCTTAATGAGAAGCCCATACCATTTCCCAATCTTAACCACTCGGCTCCATTGTATGAAACCGTCAAAAAACATTACTCAAAGCTCCTTCATGGTTGTGATTTTAAAAAGGAATGTGACTTGCCTCAGTCCAAACTCAGGAACACTGAATTATAA
- the papss2b gene encoding bifunctional 3'-phosphoadenosine 5'-phosphosulfate synthase 2b yields MSGLKKQKTDLSRATNVVYQAHHVSRSKRGQVVGTRAGFRGCTVWLTGLSGAGKTTIGFALEEYLVSHAIPCYSLDGDNIRHGLNKNLGFTAADREENIRRIAEVAKLFADAGLVCITSFISPYTKDRNEARKILESAGLPFFEVFINAPLEVCESRDVKGLYKKARAGEIKGFTGIDSEYEKPESPELVLKTGELTVNECIHQVVELLKEHDIVPTGVTEEVNELFVPENKLDLVLTDANILPTVNITELDMQWVQVLAEGWATPLRGFMREREYLQVLHFGNLLDGGTINMSVPIVLPVSKEDKERLDGSAAFALQFRGRKVAIMRNPEFYEHRKEERCARQWGTTCPKHPYIKMVMEGGDWLAGGDLEVFERVLWNDGLDQYRLTPRELRQKFKEMRADAVFAFQLRNPVHNGHALLMQDTKRRLLERGYKNPVLLLHPLGGWTKEDDVPLDWRMKQHAAVLEEGVLDPANTVVAIFPSPMMYAGPTEVQWHCRARMIAGANFYIVGRDPAGMPHPETKQDLYEPTHGGKVLTMAPGLTSLEIIPFRVAAYNRVKKAMDFYDKERHDEFEFISGTKMRSLARSGENPPDGFMALKAWKVLSEYYGSLKKDQ; encoded by the exons ATGTCCGGGTTAAAAAAGCAAAAGACG GACCTGTCGAGAGCAACCAATGTTGTTTATCAGGCTCATCATGTTAGCAGAAGCAAACGTGGCCAAGTGGTTGGGACCAGAGCTGGTTTTCGTGGCTGTACTGTCTGGCTAACAG GATTGTCTGGTGCTGGAAAGACCACCATTGGATTTGCTTTGGAGGAATATCTGGTTTCTCATGCTATTCCGTGTTATTCACTTGACGGTGACAATATTCGCCATGGCTTGAACAAGAACCTGGGCTTCACGGCGGCAGACAGGGAAGAGAACATCCGACGTATCGCTGAGGTGGCCAAATTGTTCGCTGATGCAGGACTGGTTTGCATCACAAGTTTTATTTCGCCTTACACTAAG GATCGAAATGAAGCCCGGAAGATCCTTGAGAGCGCAGGTCTGCCTTTCTTTGAAGTTTTTATAAATGCCCCGCTGGAGGTATGTGAGAGCAGAGATGTGAAAGGACTTTATAAAAAGGCCCGTGCGGGAGAAATTAAAG GTTTCACAGGAATAGACTCTGAATATGAGAAGCCTGAATCTCCTGAGCTCGTGTTAAAGACAGGAGAGCTCACTGTCAATGAGTGTATTCATCAGGTAGTGGAGCTCTTGAAGGAACAT GATATTGTGCCCACTGGTGTGACTGAGGAAGTGAATGAGCTCTTTGTTCCTGAAAACAAGCTGGACTTGGTACTGACTGATGCCAATATACTTCCCACTGTAAACATCACAGAG CTGGATATGCAGTGGGTGCAGGTTCTAGCTGAAGGATGGGCGACACCTCTGAGAGGtttcatgagagagagagaatatctGCAAGTCTTACACTTTGGAAACCTGCTTGATG GAGGGACCATAAACATGTCGGTGCCCATCGTGCTGCCCGTATCCAAGGAAGACAAGGAGAGACTGGACGGCAGTGCAGCTTTTGCCCTGCAGTTCAGAGGTCGCAAAGTGGCAATTATGCGCAACCCTGAGTTTTACGAGCATCGCAAGGAAGAGAGATGCGCGAGGCAGTGGGGTACAACATGCCCTAAACATCCGTACATCAAGATG GTAATGGAGGGTGGTGATTGGCTGGCCGGTGGAGACTTGGAAGTGTTTGAGCGTGTATTGTGGAATGATGGTCTCGACCAATATCGTCTCACTCCACGGGAGCTGCGGCAGAAATTTAAGGAAATGAGAgcag ATGCAGTCTTTGCATTCCAGTTGCGCAATCCTGTGCACAACGGCCATGCGCTCCTGATGCAAGACACCAAACGTCGCCTGCTAGAGCGCGGCTATAAGAACCCCGTGCTGTTGCTGCATCCTCTGGGTGGCTGGACCAAAGAGGATGATGTACCTCTAGACTGGCGCATGAAGCAGCATGCCGCTGTCCTGGAGGAAGGGGTTCTGGATCCGGCAAACACAGTTGTGGCCATTTTCCCCTCACCTATGATGTATGCTGGACCTACAGAG GTACAGTGGCATTGTCGGGCCCGGATGATCGCTGGGGCCAACTTCTACATCGTAGGACGGGACCCAGCAGGTATGCCCCATCCAGAGACAAAGCAGGACCTGTATGAGCCCACACACGGTGGAAAGGTGCTGACCATGGCACCAGGCCTCACATCTCTGGAAATTATTCCCTTCAGAGTTGCTGCATACAATAGAGTTAAGAAGGCCATGGATTTCTATGACAAGGAAAG ACACGATGAATTTGAGTTCATCTCAGGGACCAAAATGCGAAGTCTCGCCCGCAGTGGGGAGAATCCTCCAGATGGTTTCATGGCTCTCAAAGCATGGAAAGTCTTGTCTGAGTATTATGGCTCTCTAAAAAAGGACCAGTGA